A segment of the Triticum urartu cultivar G1812 chromosome 1, Tu2.1, whole genome shotgun sequence genome:
AGGCTGTCGATGGACATATAGCCAAAGTACCCCCACAGGACTGATGTGGGTATCTTCTGAATGACCGGCACAACTCCAATGCAACCCGCGACCAGCAGGGACTGAAGCAGATTGCTTACTCTCTGCTCATTCACCCGTACAGGCAAGTAAGCTTCCAGATGTTTTTCAGGGTCAAATACCTCAGGCGCAGTCACTGCCCCATTCCCCTCTGTGATTTTTTTCCCCTCTGTGATAACGGCGTCTTTCAATTCCTTGAGCTCTTTGTGAGCAGAATCCTCCTGCGCGACGTTAAAGATATATAGTTTTAAGTAACAAATCTGAGATCATATGATTCTTACATGCATATTTTGGCGAGTGACTACTTACGTTGCCTTTGTCGTCCATTTTAATGAAAACTTCTTGCATCTTGCCGTAAACTTCTGAGCTGCTAGCATTGTTCATCATGCCTTCCTTGGCGGTTCGGACCATCTGTTTGCGGAGCGCCTAATTTGAGCCAAGAGAGACGGCAGATGAGCAAGGTGAAACTGAATAGCTCATTGAAAAGCCAAGAAGACCACAAACTACCAACCTGCCTCCTGAGGACAGCAAGACTTCGCGTGTGCATGGGGGCCTGGGGAAGGACTCCATTAGATGGAGGAATGCCAAGAAGGCCACAAATCAGCACCTGCGTAGCATTTCTATACCATGAGAACAGTAAACAATTCTCCACATGTTGCCTAATTTATAACAgtttttctattttctgtaaGCACTTGGAATTCACAGATAAGATCTTCAGAATTCTATTAGGACTGACATCCATAATGCCAGAAGAAGAGAGAATAATAGATCATACTGAAAAGCTCAGGACCAAAATGTCGTAATGGTATGCTGATGGGTTTTTCAAATTGAACTCTTTCTGCTGAGCCATCTGTGAGGCTACACTATGGTCAAAGAAATAGAGCCCCGCAACCATCACAGCAGGCACAATCGCCAAAAGTATGTAGGCTAGAGGGACAGAAAATAACTCCTGCATGTTCATCACCACCCATCAGGATTATGAGTTCACATTTGTGACATATCTACTGTTTGATCCTGGATCCAAGTAAAATGCCTTATTACCTTGGCTACCGTCCAATGTTGCAGTGACTTGGGTTCCCAAGGAAGTGGGGTGAACAGCCTCCTAGGAACACCTGAAGGTATCTTGGTGGGCAACGAATATGACAACGCGGTCCACAGTATCACCATAAGTGGAACACCATAGTCAGCAATCACGTTCCTTAGCCATCCTGAAAGTTTTACCTGAAGCATTGATAGTTTGTACGTGGAGAAGATTGGTTGATCAAATGTACTACATGGAGAAATATGACAAACCAGCTCCGTAGAGCGATGACCTTGCACTTCTGCTCTTTAACGCAGTATAGAGCAGTCCCATTGAAAAGATAACTCCAAGCAGACCATTAATATATACCCATTGGAATTGGTATATGGGTAGGCTCTGATCTTTACCCTCAGGCACACTGAATTCACTCAACATTCCCTGCGGAAAACAGGCCACGTAGTGAGTAAGCGTCTACCAGAATGCTCCCTTTACTCCAAAATATATAGTGCTTTGAACAAGGCACAATCTTCAATAAGAAAAACCTGACAATCTATTTTTATGGTTATATATTAATTATCATGTAATTTTATTATTTCGAGAGCACTTTTCTGCTTTCATGTTTCTAACAGATACATCTTTTTTTGAAGTAACAGATGCAATCATACTATTTTCATATAACTAACATGAATAGTTTTGAGGTAAAAGCAGCTGCTGATGCAATTGAATGCTCGCTTTTGCCTAACCGAAGCAGTAGCTGATCCTAGTTCGGTTATGGCTCTCTGGCTCTGACCCAATTCAGTTTCGTTTTGTATGATCATAAATATTAGCGGCCAAAGTCGAGAAAGATGGACCACCCAACTCCTAAAATATCATATATCTCTAAACATTGGTAGCAGTACACAGTAACATTTAGCAAATTTTATACCTTGATAGCTTCTTGCATGAACAGGATTGTGATCAACATTCCAAACAATTCTCCCGCAAATCTTGTAAATCTATTCAAAGCAGCTGCGGCATTAAACATTGCCATGAGGAACAACATGACCGCAGTCCAGATGCAAACCCTATCAGAGGATAAAAATGGAAAACAATGAAATAAATATAGAGGTACCATTTGGCGTAACTGAAAGACAATCACAAGAAGTAATTCTTATTTATTTATCATCCCTTACCATCCAGCCCATGCCAGGAATAATCGTTCTCCAAGGTTTGGCTGATTTTTGGCAAAACTGTACAAGTATGTGTACATTATAATTGTTGGTTCTGCAACTCCCACAATCAGCAGTGGTTGTCCGCCCAGTACAGAATGTATGATGCCACATATAGCAGTTGATGCCAACGTCTCAACTGTCGTTAGCGTACCATCTGAAACACGACAAAaacttattttcattcttcagtGCCTAAGAACAAGGATCCACGACTACATTCTCCTTATCTTTGTCAAGTGCCACATGCAAAGATAAAAGTAAAGGATGTAGCATATCATGACAGTATTTAGAAATGGGAAAAATGCTACTGACCTAAAGTTCTTGACAGTGCAAGGAAGAATAAACAAACCTGTATCTTTACTTAGTTGCTCCCCAAAGGCGATAACAGGTAGTGCAGATGCAAAGAAGATGTACAGAGTAGGTGCCAATATCCTGACAGTAAGTAGGTTGCATTCAACACAGTCAACACAACTGGAAAATTTTGGTAAGTGTCGTAGATTTAAATAAGCATTGACTTGTTAGGTGCAGCAAACCTGAACCCAGAACTGAACCCATTGTGCCAATCTTGTTTGTAGCAAGATGCTCTTCCTCTAAAATCCTCAATCACTCCCTTAAATAGGGTTTTCTTAGGTTCCATTGCCTGAAAGGGGGACTAAAACATAATCAGATATCGTGCGTGCAAAGGCATGGTGTACAGAGATGAGTCATATATTCCCTGTCTTAATTTTTATAAGACATCCACAGATTTCTAATTCAAGATATAATGTTTACCAACAGGGAAAAGATGTGGCTATACCAACAACTATTTCAACAATACTTAGGTTTGGCAGAAAAAAAGGTGGCACCTCTTGAGTCATATTTGAAACTACTTGTTCATGATCACAGTTTTGTGATTATGAACAACATCATGTAAAAATGAACTAAGACTAGAAGTTCTATTTTGGACGCCACAACAAGTAAAACAGCATCTCGTAAAAATCAACTGAAGATGTCATGTTGTTCCCACACAAACAAAGCCAAGAGAATTTGCAAAGAAAACTGTGCATGAAGACAATGGACAGAGCTGCATTACCCCATACAATGTTGCTTCATAACTTGAGATTTCGTCTGTGAAAGAATACGATAGCTAGCACGTGAAGCATCAGCCAAAGGAAATAGCAAGGTTGGCCCAATTTGGCTTGCCTCTGTTTGTTATGCTATATTTAGCATGCTGGATGGGCCAAATTTTGACTGGTCATTAACCACTGAATGATAGCCTTTGGTATGCCCAGTATCCTTCATTTAACAAGATAGCCAAAAAGGGAGGGTTTTCAACTTTcaggaaaaccaaaaaaaaaagGGAGGGTCATTAAAGCAGACCATTTGGACCAGCTGAATTAGGCAGACGCAAGCATCCTATCGACCAACAGACATTTGAAACTAGCCCCAAAGGCTGGGGGCAAATATTATGTGACAATAGGCCATAGCAAAGGGAAGCAAACGCCATACATGGATGAACATGATACCACAAGCTTATGCGATGGCCATGCTCTGCTTAAGGAAATCAATCAAGCTGCCTGATCTCCTCTGTATGCAAGCTTCACGCACCGCAATCGTGAAGAGAAGTTGAAGCAAGCTCCAAATTCACATAAATAAAAAGCGGGTACAAATCATGCATGTTTGGGGCCATGTTAATAACAACCAAAAGTAGTGAAATGACGCTACAATTTTGCAGGGGATTGCATATTTGCATCCATGCGACAAAGCTGCAAGTAATTAGAACGCTTCAAACAGAAGTGCTAGGAGATGGCCAAAGAAATGTTACAGAGATAGAGAGAAATTCACCCTACGTGCTCATTGCTGCTGCTGCAGATGAACAAATTGGCGAAGAATCGCATTCTTCCAAAAAAACATGTACGGCATCAAATTCAAGAGCTACATGGAAACATTTCCTTCAGGCGCACATAATCACCCCGAGTTGAATCAACAAGAGCAACAGACAGAAACACGGACGCGTCAAATTTGACATATCCGCACGGCTGCACCCAGCAAACCCAAGCAACCAACCCGTGGAGGACCTTTCGAGGTGAGGGGATTGAGGGATTGGAACGGAGCGGAGCCTTACCAGCAGCGGAGTACCAGGTCGAGGCGGGGTGGGGGAGGCGAGGCGAAGCGTGGCGCCGGAGATGCGCCGTAGTGCAACGGCAATGCCGCCTCCACCGGCGACGCAGGGTGCGAAACCCGGCGTCGGCAGGCGGAGGAGGCGAGCTGGGGCCGGGGCCGGGCGGGGTTGCAGCCTTCTTTCCTTCCTTCCCACTCATTTCCTCTGCAATGGCCGCCTATTTGTAGACCCCGGCGACCCCATCGGGGAGAGAAGACGAGTGTGCGCGCGCCTGCCCCCCGATTTCCCTCTCTGTCACGTGGGCCCGATGAAAATAGTAAACGTGGTGCCGGGACTGCGTGGGGCCGAGGTGTCACCGGCGCACGGCCCTTGCGGGTTTGAATCGAGGAGCATCGCGGCCGTCCGTTCGAGCCGATGGTACGATCTGCGTGGGGCCAGTGCGAGTCACCGCGCGTGTCAGCCAGCAGGACAGCTGCCCCCGATCTGGTCCACATCGTCCTCTCGCCTGCTCTGAGCCTGATCGAGCACGTTCGCTCCAAGCACCGGCTGGGCAACTCGCACGCGGGGGCTAGCAGACCCGATGATGCCGTGACGACGTTTCCGCCGTTTGGTTCGGCCTCGGCCAACCCGATCGAAACTTGATGCACGTTTCCCTTCCAAACTTAGACGAGACGTACGCGAGGGATGCACCCACCAGCTGGCCTATCGACTATCGAGACATGGCGATCAGGGAAATGGGGCGATTGGGCAGGCTCTGCTGCCATTACGACTTACGAGCGTACGGGGTGCTGCCCTCTCGCAGCCATGTCATATTCAGCGTGACCTGTACAATGGGAGCATGGTTTTATCAAGCAGAAGAACTGCACGCGTGCTTCGTGTGGAATGAGGTGCAACTATACATACATGCATGCTAACATCGATCCGTAACCCGTTGTGTAACCTCATACCACTAGCCTGAGGCTGAATTCAGTACCATAACAATAGCAATCACATCCTGACTGAAACAAACAGAAGGATCCACGCTGCTTGATTCAGTATAATATCAAATTGGCACCACAAGTTGGTTCAGGATTTAGCTACCAGTAAACATCACGTGGATGGAGCCACATGGGAGATGGGGCACAAATCTGACTACATCACCTCGGGGAAAACCTCACAACTAACAACACTGCTCGTGCCATAATATATTCATTCCCACGCAAATTCATGCAAGCCTACATACAAATCGGCAAAAATAAGGCATGCATCCAGGTGAACGAGGAATATTAGGAAACGGAAAAGATTAACCTGCCATGGCAATCATTTAAAACAGAACCGCGCCGCAATACTTGCATGTCTGGAAGATTGACCACGCTGATACCAACaagtaaaagcaatattagaaatCATTCAAAACATAACAAAAATGACATCGCTTCATATAGCTCAAGTAAGCTACCAAGACAATGTTGTGGTCCTTCACAGAGAAAACGCAGAAGCTTTGCGACTTGATGCATTGATAGAAGTACGCACAACCCTCCGAGTAAGCGCCCCCATGAACATGACTACAAAAAAAAATGCACCCATTGTGCTGTCAAAAATGAAGAAAAATCATGAGGCCGGAACGAAAAGACGCAAATCAGAACTCAAACTCGAAGCACTCACATCCTTGTTGTTTGTGAACTGGATAGGTCAAGGTTGGCCACAGCTTTACTGGTCAAGGCCCACTGCCTAACCGAACCCTAGCTCAGAGGAGTAAAATGTGTGCTAGAGCGTCCTGGAAGGGTGAAACGGAGTAGGGGCATTTGCTGCTATATCCTGTAAAAACAAGGGGTGACTACAAGCATGGTGGCAAGTGGCAATAGAAGGAGATTGTGAGGGTTGGCAGAGCCAAGTCCTAGATCATTGAGTTCTCGTTGGTTTAAGTTTCATGCAGCACATGTGGGTGGAGATTGTTAGGGAGGAGGGTGGAGCAAGGAAGGTTTTGAGAGTTCACGCTTAATAAATCTTGATATCGCTTGTACATTTTTAATGGAGTGGACCATGTAATGGTTTCCAACATTCCATGTTTCCACTGAATGTGGTTTCAATGTGATAATCTTAAGAGGAAAAAAACAACATCATAGAACCTATTTTTAAGTACTCAGAGGACCATAATATCAGAGTGCAACATTTGGCTACCGTACAACATTTACATCTACTAagagcaataaaatatgatattgAGACAAAGAAACAATTCATCTGAACGTAATAAGCAAATAATTGTACCTGCCACTTTTCTCTGTCTTCTATAAAGAGCTCCATGGAGAGTAACCCCAACGCCTCGTGCTATATGCACTCTACCTATTGTAGATAGAGAAGAATACACATAGCAACCCCAGCACCTCGGTAATCAAATTTTATCTGAACCAGATAACAAGAATCCTGCCAGCACAAATGATTTAGGATACTCCTTTTGAAATTGCAACAGCATGCTATCATAGGAAAATTATTTAAAATACCAATACCTTCAAAGAAGATATAAAAGATGAAAAATATATTGATTTCAGAACTTCATGGTCATCAGAGTCCTATTAAGAGTCATGTGTCTACTACACAAATTACCGAAAAGACACGGACACCCGGCAAGATTACACTCACAAAAGACTGGTGCAGTAAAAGCACATGTTTGAGTTACATTCGAATCCCACCTGTGCAGCATGCTGCTGATTACAAAGCTTGCAGAAAACAGGAGGTTAAAGTAGTGCAGATATAATAGAAACAGGATTCATAGATTAAACAGTGAAGCCAatatgttgtatcacaacaaggTTCCGACTGGCCTAGACCAAATGTACATACTGGTATGCCGACACATGCATTAAGCTGCTTATGCTTTTGTCATTGCTTCGCACAAAAAGGGCCAGCAGGACCTTATTGCCTTGGGAGCCCTTTggtatttatttatatttgtgacTACCCCCCTTTAAATTAGCAAGGTGGTACATATCTCAAATTAGTATCCATGCTACTGACCAGCCACACTTGGGCAGAATTTCAACCGGGCAAGGCTAAGGTGTCACAGTTGTGGAAAATAGAATAGACAACAGGAGAAATGCATCCTAGTAACTAAAATATTTGTAACATAGATATGTATGACAGAACTTGTATAAAATTCAAAGAGACGATGATACCAATGTCCAA
Coding sequences within it:
- the LOC125554555 gene encoding boron transporter 4-like isoform X2, which gives rise to MEPKKTLFKGVIEDFRGRASCYKQDWHNGFSSGFRILAPTLYIFFASALPVIAFGEQLSKDTDGTLTTVETLASTAICGIIHSVLGGQPLLIVGVAEPTIIMYTYLYSFAKNQPNLGERLFLAWAGWVCIWTAVMLFLMAMFNAAAALNRFTRFAGELFGMLITILFMQEAIKGMLSEFSVPEGKDQSLPIYQFQWVYINGLLGVIFSMGLLYTALKSRSARSSLYGAGWLRNVIADYGVPLMVILWTALSYSLPTKIPSGVPRRLFTPLPWEPKSLQHWTVAKELFSVPLAYILLAIVPAVMVAGLYFFDHSVASQMAQQKEFNLKNPSAYHYDILVLSFSVLICGLLGIPPSNGVLPQAPMHTRSLAVLRRQALRKQMVRTAKEGMMNNASSSEVYGKMQEVFIKMDDKGNEDSAHKELKELKDAVITEGKKITEGNGAVTAPEVFDPEKHLEAYLPVRVNEQRVSNLLQSLLVAGCIGVVPVIQKIPTSVLWGYFGYMSIDSLPGNQFGERLQLLFIAPRRRYKVLEGAHASFLESVPFNQILAFTVFQLIYLLIVWGMTWIPVAGILFPLLFFFLVIIREHLLPKFFDTRHLWELDASEYEECEGVHRDPSIPEGDGESITRGIEDPSEYTAEVMEEFTTHRGELKHRAPSFRDERLIRLNSVQMTRQFSRISSFAPTRP
- the LOC125554555 gene encoding boron transporter 4-like isoform X3, which gives rise to MEPKKTLFKGVIEDFRGRASCYKQDWHNGFSSGFRILAPTLYIFFASALPVIAFGEQLSKDTDGTLTTVETLASTAICGIIHSVLGGQPLLIVGVAEPTIIMYTYLYSFAKNQPNLGERLFLAWAGWVCIWTAVMLFLMAMFNAAAALNRFTRFAGELFGMLITILFMQEAIKGMLSEFSVPEGKDQSLPIYQFQWVYINGLLGVIFSMGLLYTALKSRSARSSLYGAGWLRNVIADYGVPLMVILWTALSYSLPTKIPSGVPRRLFTPLPWEPKSLQHWTVAKVLICGLLGIPPSNGVLPQAPMHTRSLAVLRRQALRKQMVRTAKEGMMNNASSSEVYGKMQEVFIKMDDKGNEDSAHKELKELKDAVITEGKKITEGNGAVTAPEVFDPEKHLEAYLPVRVNEQRVSNLLQSLLVAGCIGVVPVIQKIPTSVLWGYFGYMSIDSLPGNQFGERLQLLFIAPRRRYKKTGSWGEYSSVLILDRVLEGAHASFLESVPFNQILAFTVFQLIYLLIVWGMTWIPVAGILFPLLFFFLVIIREHLLPKFFDTRHLWELDASEYEECEGVHRDPSIPEGDGESITRGIEDPSEYTAEVMEEFTTHRGELKHRAPSFRDERLIRLNSVQMTRQFSRISSFAPTRP
- the LOC125554555 gene encoding boron transporter 4-like isoform X1, with protein sequence MEPKKTLFKGVIEDFRGRASCYKQDWHNGFSSGFRILAPTLYIFFASALPVIAFGEQLSKDTDGTLTTVETLASTAICGIIHSVLGGQPLLIVGVAEPTIIMYTYLYSFAKNQPNLGERLFLAWAGWVCIWTAVMLFLMAMFNAAAALNRFTRFAGELFGMLITILFMQEAIKGMLSEFSVPEGKDQSLPIYQFQWVYINGLLGVIFSMGLLYTALKSRSARSSLYGAGWLRNVIADYGVPLMVILWTALSYSLPTKIPSGVPRRLFTPLPWEPKSLQHWTVAKELFSVPLAYILLAIVPAVMVAGLYFFDHSVASQMAQQKEFNLKNPSAYHYDILVLSFSVLICGLLGIPPSNGVLPQAPMHTRSLAVLRRQALRKQMVRTAKEGMMNNASSSEVYGKMQEVFIKMDDKGNEDSAHKELKELKDAVITEGKKITEGNGAVTAPEVFDPEKHLEAYLPVRVNEQRVSNLLQSLLVAGCIGVVPVIQKIPTSVLWGYFGYMSIDSLPGNQFGERLQLLFIAPRRRYKKTGSWGEYSSVLILDRVLEGAHASFLESVPFNQILAFTVFQLIYLLIVWGMTWIPVAGILFPLLFFFLVIIREHLLPKFFDTRHLWELDASEYEECEGVHRDPSIPEGDGESITRGIEDPSEYTAEVMEEFTTHRGELKHRAPSFRDERLIRLNSVQMTRQFSRISSFAPTRP